In a single window of the Zea mays cultivar B73 chromosome 5, Zm-B73-REFERENCE-NAM-5.0, whole genome shotgun sequence genome:
- the LOC103625928 gene encoding LOW QUALITY PROTEIN: SWI/SNF complex subunit SWI3D (The sequence of the model RefSeq protein was modified relative to this genomic sequence to represent the inferred CDS: inserted 2 bases in 1 codon; deleted 1 base in 1 codon), with the protein MEPKPSSAAHADAPAVEAPRRRGGGGKRKSAGSSFTPSKRQAKERNASFHVPPHLLHSGPLTRAARQSPHKLSGTPSESVPASSAAATGDGVSGGQAVVDAIRPETEETPAPELPLVDEMFEAVRSRGAGVHVVPTFAGWFSWKEIHPVEKQTLPSFFNGKSEKRTPEVYLAVRNSIMMKFHANPQLQLESKDLAELSIGETDARQEILEFLDHWGLINFHPFPPDGHEESKPEETQDNSNDEKASLIEQLFKFESVQSYMTPLPMKEDVRAPPPLPSLIPESVLIQDVVAAAEPSVEYHCNSCSVDCSRKRYHCRTQADFDLCCDCYNEGKFDPGMAKTDFILMDSAGVSGASGTSWTDEETLLLLEGLEIFGGKWAEIAEHVATKTKAQCMLHFLQMQIEDRFHDGKDINQNIPVSTDQATTEKAIAETSEKMEVEDKVEGRGTVDEKASEKTEGNCEETKTENASVVVNKDTQNSDGRDSGASPSTEEPKQSSDEQPVVKENSADVDTSGEKLSNVAIDILKSAFEATGHSPEYEGSFADAGNPVMALAAYLAGLVEDDNTTTSFRSSLKSVSDVSPALQLSSRHCFILEDPPDELKDICASVSKKNRDGDQKQDEDMIQNSIDTEKKEINEKEGKSLSVEKKNNSSMSQNDHQESGIKSVSSDDCSLVEPKTNNAKESGDSTAIGDKSATETTKGSISSMKDSVXPVDNASECGLLASPDVVAGNTEQVNDLPSVEVEAPDDSSSKGKDELNKTKDAVATPATVQEQKHSQTLGNGDREEPNNIESVVVGEEKGSVVTANRPDSIARLKRAAATAVSAAAVKARFLGDQEEYQIRRLTALVIEKLFQKIEVKMSLFSEIEQVVFRTREYTEKTRKKLLKERNAIIAARMGALPSRPNQTGVAGNRLPPGYGNPPVRPPNAMPRPTS; encoded by the exons ATGGAGCCCAAGCCGTCTTCGGCGGCGCATGCTGACGCGCCAGCGGTCGAGGCCCCCCGCCGCCGTGGCGGCGGCGGCAAGCGCAAGTCGGCCGGGTCCTCGTTCACGCCGTCGAAGCGTCAGGCCAAGGAGCGGAACGCTTCCTTCCACGTGCCCCCGCATCTTCTGCACAGCGGGCCGCTCACCCGCGCCGCGCGCCAGTCGCCGCACAAGCTCTCGGGCACGCCGTCGGAGTCGGTGCCAGCGTCGTCGGCGGCCGCAACTGGGGACGGGGTGAGCGGCGGGCAGGCGGTGGTTGATGCGATCCGGCCCGAGACAGAGGAAACGCCGGCCCCGGAGCTGCCGCTGGTAGACGAGATGTTCGAGGCCGTCCGATCCCGTGGCGCTGGCGTCCATGTGGTCCCTACCTTTGCTG GATGGTTTTCGTGGAAAGAAATCCACCCAGTTGAGAAGCAGACCTTGCCTTCTTTTTTTAATGGAAAATCTGAGAAGCGGACACCTGAGGTATATTTGGCGGTTAGAAATTCGATCATGATGAAATTTCATGCCAATCCTCAATTGCAGCTGGAGTCCAAAGACCTGGCTGAGTTGTCAATCGGGGAGACCGATGCTCGGCAGGAAATCTTGGAATTCTTGGATCACTGGGGCTTGATAAATTTCCACCCTTTCCCACCAGATGGACATGAGGAGAGTAAGCCAGAGGAGACCCAAGACAATTCTAATGACGAGAAAGCTTCTTTGATCGAGCAACTGTTTAAGTTTGAATCAGTTCAATCATATATGACGCCTTTACCAATGAAAGAAGATGTGAGAGCTCCGCCTCCTCTGCCTAGCTTGATTCCTGAATCTGTACTCATTCAAGATGTGGTTGCAGCAGCTGAGCCTTCTGTTGAGTACCACTGCAATTCCTGTTCAGTTGATTGCTCACGGAAGCGCTATCATTGTCGGACCCAG GCAGATTTTGACCTCTGTTGTGATTGCTATAATGAAGGGAAATTTGATCCAGGCATGGCCAAAACCGATTTCATCCTCATGGATTCTGCAGGAGTTTCAGGTGCTAGTGGTACTAGTTGGACAGATGAGGAAACATTACTTCTATTAGAAGGTTTGGAAATTTTTGGTGGAAAATGGGCTGAGATTGCTGAACATGTTGCTACTAAGACAAAAGCACAATGCATGTTGCACTTTCTTCAAATGCAAATTGAAGACCGCTTCCATGATGGCAAAGATATTAATCAAAACATCCCAGTAAGTACAGATCAAGCCACAACTGAGAAAGCCATTGCTGAAACATCTGAGAAAATGGAAGTTGAAGATAAAGTGGAAGGAAGAGGTACTGTGGATGAAAAGGCCTCAGAGAAAACAGAGGGAAACTGTGAAGAAACAAAAACTGAAAATGCCAGTGTTGTTGTAAATAAAGATACTCAGAATTCAGATGGCAGAGATTCAGGTGCATCTCCAAGCACTGAAGAGCCAAAGCAATCTTCTGATGAGCAACCTGTAGTAAAGGAAAATTCTGCAGatgtagatacttctggtgaaaaaCTATCAAATGTTGCTATTGATATCTTAAAATCTGCATTTGAGGCTACTGGTCACAGCCCAGAATATGAAGGTTCATTTGCGGATGCAGGAAATCCAGTTATGGCACTA GCAGCGTATTTAGCTGGTCTTGTGGAAGATGATAACACCACCACTTCATTCCGTAGTTCACTAAAATCTGTATCTGATGTGTCTCCTGCACTCCAATTATCAAGTAGGCACTGTTTTATTCTTGAGGATCCGCCAGATGAACTCAAAGACATTTGTGCTAGTGTAAG TAAGAAAAATAGAGATGGTGATCAAAAACAAGATGAGGATATGATTCAAAATTCAATTGATACCGAGAAAAAAGAGATCAATGAGAAAGAAGGTAAGTCTTTATCTGTGGAAAAGAAAAACAATTCATCCATGTCACAAAATGACCACCAAGAATCAGGCATTAAGAGCGTCTCAAGTGATGATTGCTCCTTAGTGGAGCCAAAAACCAATAATGCTAAGGAGTCAGGTGATTCAACTGCTATTGGGGACAAGAGTGCAACCGAAACTACAAAAGGTTCAATAAGTTCCATGAAAGATTCAGT TCCTGTAGATAATGCGAGTGAATGTGGT TTATTAGCTTCTCCCGACGTTGTTGCAGGTAATACTGAACAAGTGAATGACTTGCCAAGTGTTGAGGTGGAGGCTCCTGATGATTCATCTTCAAAAGGTAAGGATGAGCTCAATAAGACTAAAGATGCAGTGGCGACACCAGCTACCGTACAGGAACAGAAACACAGCCAAACATTGGGAAATGGGGATAGGGAAG AACCTAACAACATTGAAAGTGTAGTTGTCGGTGAAGAGAAGGGCTCTGTAGTGACTGCCAACCGACCTGATTCCATAGCTAGGCTCAAAAGAGCAGCAGCTACTGCTGTTTCAGCAGCTGCTGTGAAAGCTAGGTTTCTCGGTGATCAGGAGGAATATCAAATTCGAAGGCTGACAGCACTTGTAATCGAAAAGCTG TTCCAAAAAATAGAAGTGAAGATGTCATTGTTTTCAGAGATTGAGCAGGTGGTCTTTCGAACGAGAGAGTACACCGAGAAGACCAGAAAGAAGCTCCTGAAGGAACGAAATGCGATTATTGCAGCTCGGATGGGCGCATTGCCGTCTAGGCCAAACCAGACAGGTGTAGCCGGAAACAGGTTACCACCTGGGTATGGCAACCCTCCTGTAAGGCCTCCAAACGCAATGCCTCGGCCCACCAGCTGA